Proteins from a single region of Geothrix sp. PMB-07:
- the purF gene encoding amidophosphoribosyltransferase, producing the protein MAFRDECGVFGICHQAEASRQTYLGLYALQHRGQEAAGICSGDEKGLHLHKAQGYVADVFTEAVLDALPGDAAIGHTRYSTTGGNVASAAHPFLIHGRFGQVALCHNGNLTNTEALRASLITDGHTFTSPSDSEVLLALINRAQADSLEEAVVMALRQAKGAFSLLILTEDALIAARDPHGFRPLAMGRMGETHAFSSETCAFDLVGVQYERDVEPGEMVVVSRKNGEIRSRFPLPKVQARPCVFEHIYFARPDSLVYGRSVMVARREMGRRLAMRHPVEADLIVPVPDSGVSAALGYSEYSGIPFDFGIIRNHYVGRTFIEPKQNIRSFGVKVKLNPVRHLLAGKRVVLVDDSIVRGTTSKKIVQMVKEAGAREVHMRIACPPTTHSCFYGIDTPKRQHLIASYMNLKEITEFVEADTLGYLDLEDLEGCMGDDGPGHGKGFCYACFTGDYPVPPGE; encoded by the coding sequence ATGGCGTTCAGGGATGAATGCGGGGTATTCGGAATCTGCCACCAGGCGGAGGCCTCCCGCCAGACGTACCTGGGCCTCTACGCCCTGCAGCATCGCGGCCAGGAGGCGGCGGGCATCTGCTCCGGCGATGAAAAAGGCCTGCACCTTCACAAGGCTCAGGGCTATGTGGCGGATGTGTTCACCGAGGCCGTGCTGGACGCCCTGCCCGGCGATGCGGCCATCGGCCACACCCGCTACTCCACCACCGGCGGCAATGTGGCCTCGGCGGCCCATCCCTTCCTCATCCATGGCCGCTTCGGCCAGGTGGCGCTCTGCCACAACGGCAACCTGACCAACACCGAAGCGCTGCGCGCCAGCCTCATCACTGATGGCCACACCTTCACCAGCCCCTCCGACAGCGAGGTGCTGCTGGCCCTCATCAACCGCGCCCAGGCGGACAGTTTGGAAGAGGCCGTGGTGATGGCCCTGCGCCAGGCCAAGGGCGCCTTCTCGCTGCTGATCCTCACGGAGGATGCGCTCATCGCCGCCCGTGATCCCCACGGCTTCAGGCCCCTGGCCATGGGACGCATGGGTGAGACCCACGCGTTCAGCTCTGAGACCTGCGCCTTCGACCTGGTGGGGGTTCAGTACGAGCGGGATGTGGAGCCCGGTGAGATGGTGGTGGTCTCCCGGAAGAACGGTGAGATCCGCTCGCGCTTCCCGCTGCCCAAGGTGCAGGCTCGGCCCTGCGTGTTCGAGCACATCTACTTCGCCCGGCCCGATTCCCTCGTTTACGGGCGGAGCGTCATGGTGGCGCGCCGCGAGATGGGGCGCCGCCTGGCCATGCGCCATCCGGTGGAAGCGGATCTCATCGTGCCCGTGCCCGACAGCGGCGTCAGCGCGGCCCTGGGTTATTCCGAGTATTCGGGCATCCCCTTTGATTTCGGCATCATCCGCAACCACTACGTGGGCCGCACTTTCATCGAGCCCAAGCAGAACATCCGCAGCTTCGGCGTGAAGGTGAAGCTGAATCCCGTGCGGCACCTGCTGGCGGGCAAGCGCGTGGTGCTGGTGGATGACAGCATCGTGCGCGGCACCACCAGCAAGAAGATTGTGCAGATGGTGAAAGAGGCCGGCGCCAGGGAAGTGCACATGCGCATCGCCTGTCCGCCCACCACGCATTCCTGTTTCTACGGCATCGACACGCCCAAGCGACAGCACCTCATCGCTTCCTACATGAACCTGAAGGAGATCACCGAGTTCGTGGAGGCCGACACCCTGGGCTACCTGGATCTGGAGGATCTGGAAGGGTGCATGGGCGATGATGGCCCCGGGCACGGCAAGGGCTTCTGCTACGCCTGCTTCACCGGTGATTACCCTGTGCCCCCAGGCGAATGA
- a CDS encoding serine hydrolase has product MHRSFKRPLWILLALASIPRAFCSDPLVPTAAAAVDKVVADNALKHGIPAQAVVVLHNGEPIYRHASGKVTVDGTSPVTFETIFPAYSVSKLVASVLLLQLVEEGKVALDAPASRYVTNLPQGWRAITVEQFLNHVSGVPEFFDPGNPSAPFPPSAPAAFERLAHTPLVDPPDTRTRYTGTDFLVIGAILESVTGIKYGDLARSRIFSPLGLRHTWLGLENVPQGRLVASYHGEGGRLVPDVPVAWPAYSVAHGELFSTADDLATFLGAVARGKLVSQKALLRFWRPHAFPNGDLGYFSSGWEYGENGTWHEVGHDGGAKVRVRIRFQPDLKDHFVFVYLVNGSRDNVWSRTLVESVERIVVPQ; this is encoded by the coding sequence ATGCATCGATCCTTCAAACGCCCGCTTTGGATTCTTCTCGCCCTGGCCTCGATCCCGCGGGCCTTTTGCAGCGATCCACTCGTCCCGACGGCGGCTGCGGCAGTGGACAAGGTGGTGGCGGACAACGCCTTGAAACATGGCATTCCGGCCCAGGCGGTCGTCGTCTTGCACAATGGCGAGCCCATATATCGCCACGCCTCGGGGAAAGTCACGGTCGATGGAACGTCGCCCGTGACCTTTGAGACCATCTTCCCGGCCTACTCCGTGAGCAAACTCGTCGCCTCCGTTCTGCTCCTGCAGCTTGTGGAGGAAGGGAAGGTGGCGCTGGATGCGCCGGCTTCGCGCTATGTCACCAATCTTCCGCAAGGCTGGCGAGCGATTACCGTCGAGCAATTTCTCAACCATGTTTCGGGCGTCCCCGAATTTTTTGATCCGGGAAACCCTTCGGCGCCCTTTCCACCTTCCGCGCCTGCCGCATTCGAGCGGCTCGCCCACACGCCGCTCGTGGATCCGCCTGACACGCGCACCCGCTACACGGGAACAGACTTCCTGGTCATCGGGGCCATTCTTGAATCCGTCACTGGAATCAAGTACGGCGACCTGGCCCGCAGCCGCATCTTTTCCCCTCTGGGCCTGCGCCACACCTGGCTCGGCCTCGAGAACGTGCCGCAGGGTCGACTGGTGGCCTCCTATCACGGCGAGGGGGGCCGCCTGGTTCCAGATGTTCCCGTGGCGTGGCCTGCCTACAGCGTGGCCCATGGCGAGCTGTTCAGCACTGCTGACGATCTGGCGACCTTTCTCGGTGCCGTGGCGCGAGGCAAGCTGGTTTCCCAAAAAGCCTTGCTGCGTTTCTGGCGACCCCATGCGTTTCCCAATGGGGACCTCGGTTACTTCTCATCCGGGTGGGAATACGGCGAGAACGGCACCTGGCATGAGGTGGGCCACGATGGGGGCGCCAAGGTGCGGGTTCGCATCCGATTCCAGCCGGACCTGAAGGATCACTTCGTCTTCGTCTACCTCGTCAACGGCAGCCGGGATAACGTCTGGTCCCGCACGCTGGTCGAATCCGTTGAACGGATCGTGGTCCCTCAATAG
- a CDS encoding sulfurtransferase translates to MPLISAPALRAKIGTVRLLDARPSPEEYQAGHLPGAIHADLNRQLSRASDPGHDPAQGGRHPLPPLARFTAQLGAWGIEPETEVVVYDANGGGNAAARLWWMLRALGHERVAVLDGGLPAALAAGLTLTAEAAITSPVGPYPAHAWQWPTVDAQAVDAIRQDDSRKLLDVRAPERWRGDTETLDPVAGHIPGSLNLAWNDNLDASGCFKAPDLLRRQYEALLQGTSPRQLTVHCGSGVTACHTLLALEVAGLGGASLYVGSWSEWCRSDRPKAKESAP, encoded by the coding sequence ATGCCACTCATCTCCGCCCCCGCCCTCCGTGCCAAGATCGGCACCGTCCGTCTGCTCGATGCCCGGCCCTCCCCCGAGGAATACCAGGCGGGCCACCTGCCCGGGGCGATTCACGCCGATCTGAACCGCCAACTGAGCAGAGCCTCCGATCCCGGCCATGATCCGGCCCAGGGCGGCCGCCATCCCCTGCCGCCCCTGGCGCGTTTCACCGCCCAGCTGGGCGCCTGGGGCATCGAGCCCGAAACGGAAGTGGTCGTCTACGATGCCAACGGGGGCGGCAATGCCGCCGCCCGGCTCTGGTGGATGCTGCGGGCCCTGGGCCACGAGCGCGTCGCGGTGCTCGATGGCGGCCTTCCGGCAGCCCTCGCGGCTGGCCTCACCCTGACTGCGGAAGCAGCCATCACTTCCCCCGTAGGGCCCTATCCCGCGCACGCATGGCAATGGCCCACGGTGGACGCGCAGGCTGTCGACGCCATCCGCCAGGATGACTCCAGGAAGCTGTTGGACGTGCGCGCCCCCGAGCGCTGGCGCGGAGACACCGAAACCCTTGATCCGGTGGCGGGCCACATTCCCGGCTCCCTCAACCTCGCCTGGAACGACAACCTGGATGCCTCGGGCTGCTTCAAAGCGCCTGACCTGCTGCGCCGCCAGTACGAAGCCCTGCTGCAGGGCACCTCGCCCAGGCAGCTCACCGTCCATTGCGGCAGCGGCGTCACCGCCTGCCATACCTTGCTGGCCCTGGAAGTGGCGGGACTGGGCGGCGCGTCGCTCTATGTGGGCAGCTGGAGTGAGTGGTGCCGCAGCGACCGGCCCAAGGCCAAGGAATCCGCGCCATGA
- a CDS encoding cache domain-containing protein, translating into MRKNPLAAWFATQSVSLKLSSAFAAVLLLGVLGMGIYSSKRVRQQANQEELTTLALLSERLAGQVDTDLSTTRNLARHLALTQDAAAFLASRPRGARAEAFTTWLTRQAAQTPGTSAVFVLGRDGTCLASSQRAFVGRNFGFRPYFQEALSGNPCVSDWTIGAVTQTPRLFSAAPVHVGTRILGVLVTEYDVTELEHTIHTFAQPGCSVMLVNRQGIVLSHSDPSRTYHTIEPLPPPVRDELDRNRQFLGRSLPTDALSPEFPAAIHQTLEEGAPRLARYRLAKLTKWGAFSPIKGQPWVAVVATPEMDILGPTRAVWMDTLTVGLITSTAAFLLALGLVRLLLRPLRTLASAITAFGRGDSRSRAPIQTHRELDVLARTFNAMADTIQSHQENLEGLVHQRTRDLEQALADMKRLEGMIPICGYCKQIRDDSGSWWQLEQYMYIQDHTEAQFSHGICPQCRERHFPRKTPPTGS; encoded by the coding sequence ATGCGCAAGAACCCGCTGGCCGCCTGGTTCGCGACCCAGTCAGTTTCCCTCAAGCTGAGCAGCGCCTTCGCCGCCGTGCTGCTGCTGGGCGTGCTGGGCATGGGCATCTACAGCAGCAAGCGGGTCCGCCAGCAGGCCAACCAGGAGGAACTCACCACCCTGGCCCTGCTTTCAGAGCGCCTGGCCGGCCAGGTGGACACCGATCTTTCCACCACCCGGAACCTGGCCCGCCACCTGGCCCTCACCCAGGATGCGGCCGCTTTCCTCGCCTCCCGTCCAAGGGGAGCCCGGGCCGAGGCCTTCACCACCTGGCTGACCAGGCAGGCCGCGCAAACACCAGGCACCTCGGCCGTGTTCGTGCTCGGACGGGATGGCACCTGCCTGGCCAGCAGCCAACGCGCCTTCGTGGGTCGCAACTTCGGCTTCCGGCCCTACTTCCAGGAGGCCCTGTCGGGCAACCCCTGTGTCAGCGATTGGACCATTGGGGCGGTAACCCAGACGCCTCGCCTCTTTTCCGCGGCGCCGGTGCATGTGGGCACCCGCATCCTGGGTGTGCTGGTCACTGAATACGACGTGACCGAGCTGGAACATACCATCCACACCTTCGCCCAGCCCGGCTGCTCAGTGATGCTGGTAAACCGTCAGGGCATCGTCCTTTCCCACAGCGACCCCAGCCGGACCTACCACACCATCGAGCCCCTTCCCCCTCCGGTGCGAGATGAGCTGGATCGCAACCGCCAGTTCCTGGGCCGCTCCCTTCCCACGGATGCCCTCTCCCCCGAGTTTCCCGCCGCCATCCACCAGACCCTGGAGGAAGGCGCCCCCCGGCTTGCCCGGTACCGGCTGGCCAAGCTGACCAAGTGGGGCGCCTTCAGCCCCATCAAGGGGCAGCCCTGGGTGGCTGTGGTGGCCACGCCGGAAATGGACATCCTGGGCCCCACCCGGGCCGTTTGGATGGACACCCTCACGGTGGGGCTCATCACCTCCACGGCGGCCTTTTTGCTGGCCCTGGGCCTGGTGCGTCTGCTCCTGCGCCCGCTGCGAACCCTGGCTTCAGCCATCACCGCCTTCGGCCGGGGCGACAGCCGATCCCGGGCCCCGATCCAAACCCACCGGGAGCTCGATGTGCTGGCCCGCACCTTCAACGCCATGGCCGACACCATCCAGAGTCACCAGGAAAACCTGGAAGGGCTGGTCCACCAGCGCACCCGCGACCTGGAACAGGCCCTCGCGGACATGAAGCGCCTCGAGGGCATGATCCCCATTTGCGGGTACTGCAAGCAGATCCGCGATGACAGCGGCAGCTGGTGGCAACTGGAGCAGTACATGTACATCCAGGATCACACCGAGGCCCAGTTCAGCCACGGCATCTGCCCCCAGTGCCGGGAACGGCACTTCCCTCGCAAAACGCCACCTACCGGGTCGTGA
- a CDS encoding molybdopterin-dependent oxidoreductase produces MPQRPAQGQGIRAMSQEHIVPTTCTVPTTCTMDCPDTCALDVTVRDGRVVALHGRRDHPDTAGFICEKVSRFQERLYHPSRILHPLRRTGPKGEGRFEAISWDAALDEIAQRFREVRDRFGGEAILPFKYGGSNGFLGDGPVDDLFFARLGASRLAKTFCAAPTGEAAKGLYGKMPTTAFEDFVHARCIIIWGANPRVSNIHLLPYLKEARRRGAFVAVVDPLRTFPAADMDLHLPILPGTDLPLALALAHEADTQGWLDRAFLETHTTGADTLLAAAKDWDLPRAAHTCGVDVEAIRQLARAYQKASPALIRCGWGLERNQNGARAVAAILALPALYGKFGVKGGGYALSNSGAVRLETSALCEMPPWTSRVLNMSRLGALLQERQTSPLAPPIAALYVYNCNPVATAPDQNAVIQGLQREDLFTVVHEQVMTDTARYADIVLPAVTFLEQHEIKRGYGSYVVGGVRPAVAPEGEARPNEAVFSALAARLGFTDEIFTWDTETLIRRMAGALTGLQAQADTCLDGGIQAATFAGGTPIQFDTVMPRTPDERGHLAPAFLGEEPYRFEPVQVDGFPLALLSPASSRMTSSTFGEFNYPQLRLAMNPADAAARSLAQDDMVKVWNGLGEVHCPLDLTDRVRPGVVVLPKGAWMKTSANGRTAAALSPAHLEPTSGGACYNDARVEVARLTSAQDVR; encoded by the coding sequence GTGCCGCAGCGACCGGCCCAAGGCCAAGGAATCCGCGCCATGAGCCAGGAGCACATCGTTCCCACCACCTGCACCGTCCCCACCACTTGCACCATGGACTGCCCCGACACCTGCGCACTGGACGTGACCGTGCGGGATGGCCGCGTGGTGGCCCTGCATGGCCGACGTGATCACCCCGACACGGCTGGTTTCATCTGCGAAAAGGTGAGTCGCTTCCAGGAGCGGCTCTACCATCCCTCCCGCATCCTCCACCCCTTGCGCCGCACCGGCCCCAAGGGTGAAGGTCGGTTCGAGGCCATCTCCTGGGACGCGGCCCTTGATGAGATCGCGCAGCGCTTCCGCGAGGTGCGTGACCGTTTCGGTGGCGAGGCCATCCTCCCCTTCAAATACGGCGGCTCCAACGGCTTCCTGGGGGATGGCCCCGTGGACGACCTCTTCTTCGCGCGGCTTGGCGCCTCTCGACTGGCGAAGACCTTCTGCGCGGCCCCCACGGGCGAGGCGGCCAAGGGCCTCTACGGCAAGATGCCCACCACGGCCTTCGAGGATTTCGTCCACGCGCGCTGCATCATCATCTGGGGCGCCAACCCCCGGGTGTCCAACATCCACCTCCTGCCCTACCTCAAGGAGGCCCGCCGCCGCGGTGCCTTCGTGGCCGTGGTGGATCCCCTGCGCACTTTTCCGGCGGCGGACATGGACCTTCATCTGCCCATCCTGCCCGGCACGGACCTGCCCCTGGCGCTGGCCCTCGCCCACGAAGCCGACACGCAGGGCTGGTTGGATCGGGCTTTCCTTGAGACCCACACCACCGGCGCCGATACCCTCCTGGCCGCGGCCAAAGATTGGGATCTCCCCCGTGCGGCCCACACCTGCGGCGTCGACGTCGAGGCCATCCGGCAACTGGCCCGGGCCTACCAGAAGGCCTCGCCCGCCCTCATCCGCTGTGGCTGGGGGTTGGAGCGCAACCAGAACGGCGCGCGCGCCGTGGCTGCCATCCTGGCCCTGCCTGCCCTCTATGGAAAGTTCGGCGTGAAGGGCGGGGGCTACGCCCTCAGCAACAGCGGCGCCGTGAGGCTGGAAACCTCGGCCCTATGCGAGATGCCGCCCTGGACCAGCCGAGTGCTGAACATGAGCCGCCTGGGCGCCCTGCTGCAGGAGCGGCAAACGTCACCTTTGGCTCCGCCGATTGCCGCGCTCTACGTCTACAACTGCAACCCCGTGGCCACGGCGCCGGATCAGAACGCCGTCATCCAGGGCCTGCAGCGCGAGGATCTCTTCACCGTGGTCCACGAGCAGGTCATGACCGATACGGCCCGCTATGCCGACATCGTGCTGCCCGCCGTCACGTTTCTGGAGCAGCACGAGATCAAGCGCGGCTATGGCAGCTACGTGGTGGGCGGCGTGCGCCCCGCCGTGGCCCCCGAAGGCGAAGCGCGCCCCAACGAGGCGGTGTTCTCCGCGCTGGCCGCGCGGCTCGGCTTCACCGACGAGATCTTCACCTGGGACACGGAAACCCTGATTCGGCGCATGGCCGGGGCCCTCACCGGCCTGCAAGCTCAAGCCGACACCTGCCTGGATGGCGGCATCCAGGCGGCCACCTTTGCGGGCGGCACCCCCATCCAGTTCGACACCGTGATGCCGCGCACGCCGGATGAACGCGGACATCTCGCTCCGGCCTTTCTAGGGGAGGAGCCCTACCGCTTCGAGCCCGTGCAGGTCGACGGTTTCCCCCTGGCCCTGCTCAGTCCAGCCAGTTCCAGGATGACCTCCAGCACCTTCGGCGAATTCAACTACCCGCAGCTGCGCCTGGCCATGAACCCCGCCGACGCCGCGGCCCGAAGCCTCGCGCAAGATGACATGGTGAAGGTCTGGAACGGACTGGGCGAAGTGCACTGTCCCCTCGATCTCACGGACCGCGTGCGGCCGGGTGTGGTGGTGCTGCCCAAGGGCGCCTGGATGAAGACCTCCGCCAATGGCCGTACGGCCGCAGCACTCTCGCCTGCCCACCTGGAGCCCACCTCGGGCGGCGCCTGCTACAACGATGCCCGCGTGGAAGTGGCGCGGCTGACCTCTGCTCAGGATGTCCGGTGA
- a CDS encoding MFS transporter, with product MNPWKGLKGLPREVWLVCLSTLINRLGTMALPFLVLYLTEGRHWTPAEAGYGMMVYGGGALVAGPFSGRLADRLGHVHVLRASLWSSGALLLLLPYATTKPMLFTLIFLWAGLTQAFWPSAMALLTGLAAPEQRKAVFALHRLSVNLGMAVGPAMGGLIAHHSYRWVFWTDGLSTLAGAILLGLLLKAPPATPLPHDHTPGHSPWRDRRLAFLLLPFILALMVFFQIEGTLPLWVVRDLGLGSRFFGLLFTVNTLLIVVLEVPLNLAMAHWRHGRQLLLGSLCVAVGFGTMGWARTYATLILTTIIWTFGEMILFPAMSDAVATLAPSDRRGEYMGLLSLSFAAALALGPWLGVLAYAKAGPQALWLSTFVLAGGAGLMLLRFRTPEKNGQSSG from the coding sequence GTGAACCCATGGAAGGGCCTCAAGGGCCTCCCCCGCGAGGTGTGGCTGGTCTGCCTCAGCACCCTCATCAATCGCCTGGGCACCATGGCCCTGCCCTTCCTGGTGCTGTACCTCACCGAGGGTCGGCACTGGACGCCGGCGGAGGCCGGCTACGGCATGATGGTCTACGGGGGCGGCGCCCTGGTGGCCGGGCCCTTCTCGGGCCGCCTGGCGGATCGTCTGGGCCACGTGCACGTGCTACGGGCCAGCCTCTGGAGTTCCGGCGCCCTCCTGCTGCTGCTGCCCTACGCCACCACGAAGCCGATGCTCTTCACTCTGATCTTCCTGTGGGCGGGCCTCACCCAGGCCTTCTGGCCCAGCGCCATGGCCCTGCTCACGGGCCTGGCTGCGCCGGAACAGCGCAAGGCCGTCTTCGCGCTGCACCGGCTCTCCGTCAACCTGGGCATGGCCGTGGGCCCCGCCATGGGCGGCCTCATCGCCCACCACAGCTACCGCTGGGTGTTCTGGACCGACGGCCTCAGCACCCTGGCGGGCGCCATTCTCCTGGGTCTGCTCCTGAAGGCGCCGCCTGCCACGCCCCTGCCCCACGATCACACGCCCGGCCATAGCCCCTGGCGGGACCGGCGCCTCGCCTTCCTGCTGCTGCCCTTCATCCTGGCGCTGATGGTGTTCTTCCAGATCGAAGGCACGCTGCCCCTGTGGGTGGTGCGCGATCTGGGCCTGGGCAGCCGCTTCTTTGGCTTGCTGTTCACCGTGAACACCCTGCTCATCGTGGTGCTGGAAGTGCCCTTGAACCTCGCCATGGCCCACTGGCGCCACGGCCGCCAGCTGCTGCTAGGCAGTCTCTGCGTCGCCGTGGGCTTCGGCACCATGGGCTGGGCCCGCACCTACGCCACCTTGATCCTCACCACCATCATCTGGACCTTCGGCGAGATGATCCTCTTTCCGGCCATGAGCGATGCGGTGGCCACACTGGCGCCTTCGGACCGCCGAGGCGAGTACATGGGCCTGCTCTCCCTCAGCTTTGCTGCCGCCCTGGCGCTGGGCCCCTGGCTCGGCGTGCTGGCCTACGCCAAGGCTGGGCCCCAGGCGCTCTGGCTCTCCACCTTCGTCCTCGCGGGCGGCGCGGGCCTGATGCTGCTGCGGTTCCGAACACCGGAGAAAAACGGCCAGTCCAGCGGCTGA
- a CDS encoding tetratricopeptide repeat protein, translating to MRAFADRHRAWLKGLLALGLILFLPFLLLATPLAPLARLWRALLVLALFGTAFAAILGAMAGASLPVLVWVEGHLRGWIARFAADPEGLWLHWARHAHHPQAARKYLDQAVRLGGPEALFQEALVYLEGGWGAGGHSGGVERLRHAALKGHAEAAFRLADALRTGHGSVGPDPLEAERWYLRAAALGHGRAAAWLAHAYACGDGVEADEAKAAMWASEARSREPHPAPARSLLRHDAAPADPLLRFTAASVEGAEAAADRVVSHAAGRRILLLGVAALVVVSLGGLGWLFWVGSATFYHMPLIAATALVLVLVWQTRQLRKDRPRTGRDRLAEAAAGGDPEACYQLGLAHRRGEPHRPKDDLTAAIWFRRAAETGHAGAMQALAEAYLGGHGVLRDPREAARWTEAARRESTS from the coding sequence ATGCGGGCCTTCGCGGATCGGCACAGGGCTTGGCTGAAGGGCCTCCTCGCCCTGGGCCTGATCCTCTTCCTACCCTTCCTGCTGCTGGCCACTCCTCTGGCGCCGCTGGCGCGGCTGTGGCGGGCCCTGCTGGTGCTGGCGCTGTTCGGCACCGCCTTTGCGGCCATCCTTGGGGCCATGGCCGGGGCCAGCCTGCCGGTACTGGTCTGGGTGGAAGGGCACCTGCGTGGCTGGATTGCCCGATTCGCTGCGGATCCCGAGGGGCTCTGGCTCCACTGGGCCCGGCATGCGCATCATCCCCAGGCGGCGCGGAAATACCTGGATCAGGCCGTGCGCCTCGGTGGGCCCGAGGCCCTGTTCCAGGAGGCCCTGGTGTACCTGGAAGGCGGTTGGGGCGCCGGAGGCCACTCGGGTGGCGTGGAGCGCCTGCGCCATGCGGCGCTGAAGGGGCATGCTGAGGCCGCCTTCCGTCTGGCGGATGCCCTGCGGACCGGGCATGGCAGCGTCGGGCCTGATCCCTTGGAGGCGGAGCGATGGTACCTGCGGGCCGCAGCCCTGGGCCATGGCCGCGCGGCCGCTTGGCTGGCCCATGCCTACGCTTGTGGCGATGGCGTGGAAGCCGACGAGGCGAAGGCGGCCATGTGGGCTTCGGAAGCCCGAAGCCGGGAGCCTCATCCAGCCCCTGCCCGCAGCCTGCTCCGCCATGATGCGGCACCAGCCGACCCCCTGCTGAGGTTCACCGCGGCTTCGGTGGAAGGGGCCGAAGCGGCAGCGGACCGGGTGGTGAGCCACGCCGCCGGGCGCCGGATCCTGCTCCTCGGAGTGGCAGCCTTGGTGGTGGTAAGCCTGGGTGGTTTGGGATGGCTGTTCTGGGTGGGCTCGGCGACCTTCTACCACATGCCCCTGATCGCGGCGACAGCCCTCGTGCTGGTGCTGGTTTGGCAGACCCGGCAGTTGCGAAAGGATCGGCCCCGGACCGGACGGGATCGCTTGGCAGAGGCCGCCGCAGGTGGGGATCCCGAGGCCTGCTACCAGTTAGGCCTGGCCCATCGTCGCGGTGAACCCCACCGGCCCAAGGATGATCTCACCGCGGCCATCTGGTTCCGCAGGGCCGCGGAGACGGGCCATGCGGGTGCCATGCAGGCCCTGGCGGAGGCCTATCTGGGCGGGCATGGTGTGCTGCGCGATCCGCGCGAAGCGGCCCGCTGGACCGAGGCCGCACGCCGCGAGTCAACTTCCTGA
- a CDS encoding TlpA disulfide reductase family protein encodes MSDAYVPESRWRMTLAALLVGGGLLLGGVVVVRGMFGGGSEGASSGTDVRRVAFVDAEGNRRTLADFQGKVVLVDVWATWCPPCRKSLPEVAELQKAGGDGYVVLPISVDNGGWGDVKPFLAQNPQLGLTAYLPDGAKALEPFGEISGIPTTILVDRRGRLVQRWSGYAEGMAQRALDEALKAK; translated from the coding sequence ATGTCCGACGCCTATGTTCCCGAGTCGCGCTGGCGTATGACGTTGGCGGCCCTGCTGGTGGGCGGTGGCCTCCTGCTGGGCGGGGTGGTCGTGGTGCGGGGGATGTTCGGGGGAGGAAGCGAAGGGGCCTCCAGCGGCACGGATGTGCGCCGCGTGGCCTTCGTGGACGCCGAGGGCAACCGCCGCACCCTGGCGGATTTCCAGGGCAAGGTCGTGCTGGTGGATGTCTGGGCCACCTGGTGCCCCCCCTGCCGGAAATCCCTGCCGGAGGTGGCCGAGCTGCAGAAGGCGGGCGGCGACGGCTACGTGGTGCTGCCGATCTCTGTGGACAACGGCGGTTGGGGCGATGTGAAGCCCTTCCTGGCCCAGAATCCCCAGTTGGGCCTCACCGCCTACCTGCCGGATGGCGCGAAAGCGCTGGAGCCCTTCGGTGAGATCAGCGGCATTCCCACCACGATCCTGGTGGATCGGCGGGGGAGGCTGGTGCAGCGGTGGTCCGGCTACGCCGAGGGCATGGCCCAGCGCGCCCTGGATGAGGCGCTGAAGGCGAAGTGA
- a CDS encoding HAD family hydrolase — translation MPICFDLDGTLGHFSSGFVLLRQALGDIWGQAPTPAELTLCKGSTDWEIVDDLHRMRFGRGLNEADYAIYETACLSHFQRAFAPGGWEAEAFAGVLEGMHRLAQRWPVWLVSGNAPAVLTFKAEVLGIDSSIPRLGSLPRHDRAGLLKRALQDCPGPHLYVGDRPHDLEAAQRAGLPFVGVGDAVPGVHACVPSDAEADRLVAAVEAALGPRL, via the coding sequence GTGCCGATTTGTTTCGATCTGGATGGGACCCTGGGGCACTTCAGCTCGGGCTTCGTGCTTCTGCGCCAAGCCTTGGGCGACATTTGGGGCCAGGCACCCACGCCTGCTGAATTGACGCTTTGCAAAGGCTCCACCGATTGGGAGATCGTCGACGATCTGCACCGGATGCGTTTTGGCCGCGGCCTGAATGAAGCCGACTATGCGATCTACGAGACGGCCTGCCTGTCCCACTTCCAGCGTGCCTTCGCGCCCGGCGGCTGGGAGGCCGAAGCCTTTGCGGGCGTGCTGGAAGGCATGCATCGCCTGGCCCAACGCTGGCCCGTGTGGCTGGTCTCCGGCAACGCCCCCGCCGTGCTCACCTTCAAGGCCGAGGTCTTGGGCATCGATTCCTCCATTCCGCGCCTGGGCTCCCTGCCCCGCCACGACCGGGCCGGCCTTCTGAAGCGGGCGCTGCAAGACTGTCCCGGCCCGCACCTCTATGTGGGCGATCGGCCGCACGATCTGGAAGCGGCCCAGCGGGCGGGTCTGCCCTTCGTCGGCGTCGGGGACGCCGTTCCCGGGGTGCATGCCTGCGTGCCCTCTGATGCCGAGGCGGATCGCCTTGTCGCCGCCGTCGAAGCGGCCCTGGGGCCCCGCTTGTGA